In one Populus nigra chromosome 12, ddPopNigr1.1, whole genome shotgun sequence genomic region, the following are encoded:
- the LOC133670261 gene encoding wall-associated receptor kinase-like 20: MCAGPRLHDIALRETALLSEFIFVYVFRILEHILINLAVVNWLHGSPRSYFGVDLSINLRHLAVRLLASLGLFPLLFLNSRVKMMFLVVFLLTLLSHVPALDACPKCGNMLVPYPLSTSDNCGNPRYRIYCNNGALEFLSAQGLYYRILSINPSAYKLVIRPPLIGKDTCYSSDLSVGGLRLDENLPFNISVRNTVMLFNCSDNILLSPLNCSSTSYCRQYEEIEEGSGCKGTLCCHFLKDASMTSHRIRVRVGGCTAYTSVVDIKPVDPVDKWNYGIELQWMPPY, encoded by the coding sequence ATGTGTGCAGGCCCCAGATTGCATGATATTGCACTAAGGGAAACCGCACTTCTATCAgaattcatttttgtttatgttttccgTATCTTAGagcatattttaattaatttagcagTAGTTAATTGGCTTCATGGCTCACCAAGGAGTTACTTCGGCGTGGATTTGTCTATTAATTTAAGGCATCTAGCTGTTAGGCTCCTTGCTTCACTTGGTCTTTTCCCTCTTCTGTTTCTGAACTCGAGAGTCAAGATGATGTTTCTGGTAGTCTTTTTGCTCACTTTACTATCTCATGTGCCAGCCCTTGATGCTTGCCCTAAATGTGGCAACATGCTAGTCCCTTACCCACTTAGCACAAGTGATAATTGTGGAAACCCTAGGTACAGAATCTATTGCAACAATGGTGCTCTAGAGTTCTTGTCAGCTCAAGGACTATACTACAGGATTCTCAGTATCAATCCTAGTGCTTATAAACTTGTCATACGCCCTCCCCTAATAGGGAAAGACACATGCTATTCCTCTGATCTTTCCGTAGGAGGATTAAGGCTTGACGAGAACTTGCCATTCAACATATCCGTTCGCAACACTGTTATGCTATTCAACTGTTCTGATAACATTCTTCTGTCACCGTTGAATTGTTCGTCGACCAGCTATTGTAGGCAGTACGAGGAGATAGAAGAGGGGAGTGGGTGCAAAGGAACTCTTTGCTGCCACTTCTTGAAAGACGCATCAATGACTTCGCATAGGATTAGGGTTAGGGTTGGAGGGTGCACAGCTTATACTTCTGTTGTGGACATCAAACCTGTGGATCCCGTTGATAAATGGAACTATGGAATTGAGCTGCAATGGATGCCTCCATACTAG